Within the Amaranthus tricolor cultivar Red isolate AtriRed21 chromosome 15, ASM2621246v1, whole genome shotgun sequence genome, the region CGGTACCCATAAAACGATCCCTGGCTTTCTGTTCTCTTTGCTTCCCCATGGGTGGAATGGGAACACAGTACATTTTTTGTGCAGTGTTTTATCTGTAAGCAACTCATATTGTTAATTTAACTGAAATAAAATCTTACTTGCAACTAACAGAACTGAGCAAGTTCGGAAAAATCAAGTTCGAGGAGGTTTTTAGAGGACTGCGATTTTAGTCCTCGTGCAGTCTTTTGCATAAATGCAGGTCAAGGTTTGCCTCCATTACACCTCTACGGTGGGACCCTTTCTCGGACCTTTGCTATGAGGGGGTGCTTTGTGCACCAGAcgaccttttttatttttaatcttatttcgGACTATTAAGTTAGATAATTTCAGTCCATCTAGATCATAATATTTTCACGTCTCCTATTCCTTTTTCAAAAGATGTTTAGGAAATCTAGAAGTGGTTACCGGAAATCTAATTTTTATACTTAAAAATTTTAGATTACCAAGTAGTTCTTCAAGGTTTCCAGATGATTGAGAGATTTGAGCAGACTTTGCAGCTTCAAGTAGCTTTATCAAATGCTTATTTCCGCAGTTCCAAGCTTCATCTAGTGGCGTGTTGCCCCACCTGCAGAATTCATAGTTCAGAACAAAAATCCATGATCATCAAATGTTACCATGGGCAAAAAACAAAGATGAGAAAAGGTGGAAGTAGAGGTCCATGATCATCAAATCTTACCTGTCTTTCAACGTAACAAAAGCTCCAGCTTCCACCAGTACCTTTGCCATCAAGAATAGCCCTTGAGAACAAGCAACATGTAGTGGAGTTCTATGATCATAATCTTTGGAGTTAGGATCTATTCCATTAGCAAGAATTCTTTTCAGAAATTCCACATCTCCACTTAGAACTACTGTGCAAAGAAAAGATCCAACGTCTTTGACATCAATTTTTGCTCCTTCTCTGTACAATAGTGCAGCAACCTGGTCATGTCCATTTTTCACTGCTTCTAATAAGGGTGTATTTCCAAAGTTATCTGCAGATAGCTTAGCTTCAGTAAATCTGCTGCAATCGAATCAAGAAAATGAAGAACAGACAAGTTATTCAGAGCAGTACCTGACTTGTTAACATCAGCTCCTTCTTCAATAAGAAAAACAACAACATCTTCGTATCCTCTTGATGCGGCTATATGCTGTGACCAAAGTAGGCTTCAAgattatttacataatttttcaACATCCTATAAGTGTAACTCATACAATCTCCTAATATCATTGGAAACTCACTCACAAGATTCAGATATTGTTCTATCAAGCAAAAaccataaattttaatataatgaaaagttttttttacaaGAAATGGCCACACTATCCTGAAAGCCAATATGATGGAACCGTAACTAAAGCACAAAAtttcttaataaattatttgaGGGATAAAAATCTggaaaaatcaatgaaaaaagatGTTTGTCACATTAGTGTCCAGTGTTTATCAGTCAAGAAACAAATGTTATGCTTAGAAAACATGTGTAACCATTGTTTAAGACTTTGAAAGGGAGAGGTTTCATGCAGAACTTTTCATAATATACAGATGACAACTTTTATCATAAAAACAAATCTTGTATATAACAAGGTAATGGCATGTGCAAGTGTACTATAGGAACTGCAGGGAAGCTATCACCGCTATCTTGAAATAATGGAATTGATAGAAAAGCAAACAAAGATAGTCAAGTTACATATAACACTATGATTAATCAATTATCATACCAGTGGAGATCTTCCATTGTAATCTGTCTTTTTTAGATCAGCTCCAGCATTGAGCAAACTCTTAAGCTGATAAAGATCACCATGATATGCAGCATTATTTACTTTGAGAGCAAGCTCTGATTCTTGCTTTGCTATGTGAGATGCAATATCTGATTCAACTTGCTTCAAGTTGTATTTCCCGTCATTTCCCTACAATTAAACAGTATCACACCTATTACTTGTTGACTTTAGcacaaaaaaagataaaaaatattctATTAGCCCTATGTCACTCAGAAGATTCCGCCAAAGTGGGGTATGGGGGTTTGGGCAACCTCACCCTTGTGCTAACAAAGAGGTAGTTATCGACACTTGATTGCAAACATCAACTACAACTTCAGAAACAAAGGCGCACGTGATTTGACATCCATTTTACTTTAGGTGATTATAATAAGAAACCAATCTATGCTAGACTCATTTAATACCCTCAGCAAAGTTTATGAAAAGTATATGCATGATTGATTTACAATAGATTGAATCTTCTGCTACCTCAAGGAGATTGTCAAAGATTTTCTTCCCATCATAGAAGTATATGTCGATAATATTACTCAAAGACTCTTTGTCAATTCGCAGAAGCCGACACAGCTCACGGACCCGGACGGTAGAAGGTTGAGGAATGTTGCAAAAGATGGAAATCTGTCCGAAAGTGCTATTAGGTTCAAGAATTGAAATTGTCTGTTCTGACCCATGTTCTCCAATGCCTATCTCCTCCTGTTAAAAAAACAGCACTGCAACCGTTATGCCCAAACTGGGTGAACTCAAATAGGAGTAGCATGAATTTGCAGCGCATTGAAAGAATAGAACGCCACAACTTTTAGCAACATATTTGGAAATTCTCTaatgaagttgagattttttagtACATAATCACATCCATGGCTTGTATCCACACAGATTTAGATTAGTAGTTATATATCATGTCTGAATTTAGGTTAGAGTTTGAATACATACGAGAACTATATAAAGGATAAAGAGTAACATCTTGGTGTGAAAAGCAGTAAAAACGTACCAACATTCCATGACAGACAAAATAAAGTTGATCTACGACATTGCCCTGCTCCAAAATCACTTCACCGGGAAGGAAAAATTCTTCATGGACTCTGATAACCTGCAAATTCAAGTGCAGTGGTTATCTATCAATTCCAAACACCAaggagataaaaaaataaaaatgtgtaaACGTTTTATAATTTCGAACATGCTAAGGATATTAAAAGAAatcactttcttcattgatacTTAAATCATCATCTTGAAGATCAAGGATATATGAGCATTTTGTTAACAGATACTAATGCAGATCATTTCAATAGACCTTTTATGAAAtccatttaaaatatttgacaATCCGGAGACCCAAACTTCGGCAATTTGAATTGCAAAAATGCACTATTTCAGTAAGACATTGCTACTTACAATCTGATTGATGAACTCTGTAGAACATCCATTAAATAGAGGTGCTTTTATTATGTATGGCATATATAGTGTTTGGGAAATCTGCAcaacaaaaaaaaggaaaaaagttaTGCCACCCCAGTATACCCAGGCATAATTATACATCAACAAAAAGCTACAGGAACTAAAGCAGCCTACATTCTCGGTTTGAGCATAACGAATGCTAAGATCTGAAATTAGTCAGGGAACATAAAAGTGGTAATAATCTGAAAGACAAAAGTGCATACCAGATTTTATGCCCTAGAGAAACTAAAACTGGTTTTGTAAGAGTTTGATCAAGGTAATATTTAGGAATCTTGAACAAGAACCATTGCAATGAGAACCATGAAAGAAGTAACATTGAAAGAACACAGACAAATTTGGTATCAGCAATATGAGAAAGACTCTCAACTTTAAATTTAGCACATGAATCTATTCTCCAGCATTGAACATCAGATACACACAGCTAAGCACAAATGTAGTGCGGAAGGAAAGATATAAAAGGCATGGCCTTATTTTACAGTAATTTATATTTCTTCTTATGTATTACCTTAGCTCGAAGAGATATGGGAATATCCTGCAGAACAGATGCCTCAGTATAGCTACTTTCATATTGTAAGCGTAAATGACCTTTGATCTGATTGCGGAGGTCTCTGCTAAGCCTATTTCTGTTCATATATTTCATTACTTCTGCCATTTTATCCCTAAATCGTTCTGTCTTTGAACCTTTAACTATCAATGCTGTCATATTACCGATCAAATAAGCACCCAAAACCATGTCAAAAGAGACATAGATCATAATGAATATCATTTCCCTCATATTGACAGCATGTATGTCTCCATAACCTGCAAATTAACAAGAATAAGGAAATATCCGTAGCTGAGTATAAAACCGTTCACCAACAACCGAATGACTTAGCATTAATTTTTCAGAAGCTGCGGAAGGGAGTGACCTATAACACATgaaatagaaaacaaaaaaatgatacgtaaacttgaaaataatttgatttttctgCTATTAAGACATAACTCACCTACAGTAGCCATGGTGACGATGGCAAAGTATAGAGATGTTGTATACCTCCTCCAAATATCAATTTCCCTGAAGTGCGCATAGCTATAATCTCCTAATGTTAAACTACCAATCCAAGTGTATCCTTCTTCTCGTTCAGGAACTGTGGTGGCTAAATAATAAAAGATGCAAGCTGCCGTATGTGTACAGTAGATTTCAACGGTAACAAGTTTAATAATCCTGGTAAAGAGGTAATTGATCCTTATATCCTTCTCCATCTTTTGCAGAAAGTAATGTACCTTACGTACTCGACACAACCTGATCCATAGCAAGTATCTCACAGCTTCTTTGTGGCCGGATGCCTGCAAAATTATATTGTTCAGCTTATTTTTTTAGAACTCAAACATATCTTTTGTTGAACTTAAATTATGCTTTGCTAAACTTCAACTTATATTTGTTGAACATAACCTAATATAGTTGAGTTGTTCAACTTATTTGTGTTAAGCTTATCCTATTTTCACTGATCATATTTTCAGCGAACTTATGCTACTTGAACTTAACTAATATCATGCTGAACATAACTTATTTTTCCTGCACTTAATTTCTGCTTGTtgaatttaactttttaaatgaaacttatttttatatattgagGAGAACACGTACTCAGTCTATCACATCTCAGCAACATGAACCAAGGTTTTTCAAATGGATCAAATACATTAAATAACATTTTGGAAAACAGATGAGTGCATTAAATAGCTAAGCCCAAGAAAAACTATCTGAGGAATACCTTGTAAATAAGATCCCACGGCAAACAAGCCAGCAAATCAATGACAAAAGTCGATTTCAGGTACCTGCATTTAAGAAAAGAGAATGATAGTAAACAAATCGACAATGATTGCACCATTTGTTTGGATATAGAGTAAAAAGAAGAGTTCCATGACAatagaaaggaaaaaaatacaTAGGTAGTAACCAAACAATAAAGCACCTGAAGGCAATAGCAGGACGTTGATAAACCATTCGGTATGTCTGCTTATCTCTGTATCCAACAAAGAATTGAAGCACAATGTCCAAAAGGAAAGCAACTTGTCCTACAATGTCCAACACAAACAAGTTCTCAGGAAGTCCGTTGAAGAATCCGAACTCCATGGGTGTAAAGAATGAAGAGTAGATTGCCCATAGTAGAATGAACTTATCCCATGCTCTGTACCACCTGCATGTGCCATTATGGTGCCATCCCCAGTTTCAGTTTTTACCATGTTTGTCTAAAAAACCAGTAATGTACGATACTACAGTGTGTGATCGGGCACCCCACAACATTCTGCTGCTCGAGTTAACAATGACAAATCAATAACAAATCAGAATGTACACAAACTATCAATACATCTGTATTTTAAGATTTGATTTCTTGTTATTATACATCGTGCAATGTAAGGAATGTATAACTATGTTAAACCTTACACTAAGCAACGCTAAATATATAGCTATGAATCTATGATTTACATATCACTCATAAACTTGAGGGTTGTGTGGCTTAATTAAGCATGTTTTGTGAGTAGTatgaaatttaaaagaaaacttaGTGAGTGATAAAGGTATCACAGTTAGGAGTAAAATTTTGGACTCTCATTAAGAGCATAGTAAACTATTGTATTGCGGGAGGGGTTTAGAAAAGTATTTCCCCGTGATCTACCATTGGTTTAGATTACACAAATTTGATATAGTTACATAATTTGcgagctaattttttttttaattcgtgATTCATTCCAAATGGACCAAAAATAGCCTAATATTGACTACAATTGTTCTTATGATCTACTCCGCATAGATCATGTGACGTTGCAAACAACCAAAGCTAGCCTTTGTTTTCTTACCAAGGCATTGTGAGGTGATGGGTCGCTCATAGTTTTTATCgaagaatcaactcaaccaaatgcTTAAACTGATAGTTAAGGCCCTAGAATTTTtacatactctaacacgccccctcacaagAGAGCCCTTTGAGTTAGAATTGTGAATGCAGTTAAGCCCTCCTTATACCCGGCGCTAAGTATTACACTTTAAATGAaaggtggttgagatttgaacgcgtgacctcttgtcacgttggcttctgatattatatcaaggaaccaactcaatcaaaagcttgctgatggttgaggcctaaaatatgttatatactctaacaaatttAAGGTAGCTATAAGTTTGAATTTTAATCTTGAAACATTTGCGGTAAGTTTGAATTTGAAGCCAAGCACCAGGCAGTTGCAAGTAACAAGAGGAAAGAAACTGGTAGATCTCTCTTAAACTTTCTAACTCCCATGTAAGAAGCGATATCTTTATTGCATTTGTTTTAGTCAATTTGTATATGTCTTTCATGTCTGCTAGTATGTGTGATGTTTGTACTACCACTTAACTAGCTACTGAATACTGATGCAATGCAACTTGTTATAAATCTAACAAAGCAAAGGAAGTTACTTAGGAggagtccaaaatcatattgataTTGTGGCTTGACTGTGTAGCAATGAATTAGACAATTAGAAAGTAATAAGAAGAAATACAAGGAAATAAAACCAAACAAGAACATCAGTATTTAATGAGGTTCACCAATATGGCTACATTCTCTTTCTAATTTAGTGTTTTGTCTTATATGTTTGAAGGATAGTGGAGCTACTAGTTGAATCTCAATACATGAAGACATTACAAGTTTAAGAAGAGGGGATTAAAGCCTACTCAAAGAAAACGGAGGTCCATATAAAATGGGGCACTTACCCACTATTAGTCgaatatttaatttgaaaactATTAACTTCAATCATTTGAagttatttaagaaaaaatttattgataaaaaatatcTTTTATAAAACTAATACGAATGAAACAAAATAGCATTGCACTAATGCATTAACGCTAGCCTACAGCCTACAAGCACGATAATGATTTCAATAATCACAAATTGTATTTATTCTTGTAATGAGGCCCCATTTTGGGGGGTCAGTGCACAAGACCCGGGTTCACTCCAAATTACTCCTCTCCATTCAAATCAAGGGAATACAACCATGATCAAGATTTGAAAAACAATGAGCCAAATAACATTCACTCAAGTCACATTTACAATCGAACTAGTATAAGGATTGAAGGACCTTGTTTTGTCTA harbors:
- the LOC130801803 gene encoding potassium channel SKOR isoform X2, translated to MEFGFFNGLPENLFVLDIVGQVAFLLDIVLQFFVGYRDKQTYRMVYQRPAIAFRYLKSTFVIDLLACLPWDLIYKASGHKEAVRYLLWIRLCRVRKVHYFLQKMEKDIRINYLFTRIIKLVTVEIYCTHTAACIFYYLATTVPEREEGYTWIGSLTLGDYSYAHFREIDIWRRYTTSLYFAIVTMATVGYGDIHAVNMREMIFIMIYVSFDMVLGAYLIGNMTALIVKGSKTERFRDKMAEVMKYMNRNRLSRDLRNQIKGHLRLQYESSYTEASVLQDIPISLRAKISQTLYMPYIIKAPLFNGCSTEFINQIVIRVHEEFFLPGEVILEQGNVVDQLYFVCHGMLEEIGIGEHGSEQTISILEPNSTFGQISIFCNIPQPSTVRVRELCRLLRIDKESLSNIIDIYFYDGKKIFDNLLEGNDGKYNLKQVESDIASHIAKQESELALKVNNAAYHGDLYQLKSLLNAGADLKKTDYNGRSPLHIAASRGYEDVVVFLIEEGADVNKSDNFGNTPLLEAVKNGHDQVAALLYREGAKIDVKDVGSFLCTVVLSGDVEFLKRILANGIDPNSKDYDHRTPLHVACSQGLFLMAKVLVEAGAFVTLKDRWGNTPLDEAWNCGNKHLIKLLEAAKSAQISQSSGNLEELLDKTLHKKCTVFPFHPWGSKENRKPGIVLWVPRTIEQLIKIASEKLNFPTASCILSDDGGKILDVDMIDNGQKLYLISETE
- the LOC130801803 gene encoding potassium channel SKOR isoform X1 produces the protein MTPKQLAKIISGKRMSFNNEEGSTSSNSNHEEDFVIEKPRDRLKSSRGSRFDLLVHELNHESVERQFSREGFFHGVKDLYHGLVIHPENNRWYRAWDKFILLWAIYSSFFTPMEFGFFNGLPENLFVLDIVGQVAFLLDIVLQFFVGYRDKQTYRMVYQRPAIAFRYLKSTFVIDLLACLPWDLIYKASGHKEAVRYLLWIRLCRVRKVHYFLQKMEKDIRINYLFTRIIKLVTVEIYCTHTAACIFYYLATTVPEREEGYTWIGSLTLGDYSYAHFREIDIWRRYTTSLYFAIVTMATVGYGDIHAVNMREMIFIMIYVSFDMVLGAYLIGNMTALIVKGSKTERFRDKMAEVMKYMNRNRLSRDLRNQIKGHLRLQYESSYTEASVLQDIPISLRAKISQTLYMPYIIKAPLFNGCSTEFINQIVIRVHEEFFLPGEVILEQGNVVDQLYFVCHGMLEEIGIGEHGSEQTISILEPNSTFGQISIFCNIPQPSTVRVRELCRLLRIDKESLSNIIDIYFYDGKKIFDNLLEGNDGKYNLKQVESDIASHIAKQESELALKVNNAAYHGDLYQLKSLLNAGADLKKTDYNGRSPLHIAASRGYEDVVVFLIEEGADVNKSDNFGNTPLLEAVKNGHDQVAALLYREGAKIDVKDVGSFLCTVVLSGDVEFLKRILANGIDPNSKDYDHRTPLHVACSQGLFLMAKVLVEAGAFVTLKDRWGNTPLDEAWNCGNKHLIKLLEAAKSAQISQSSGNLEELLDKTLHKKCTVFPFHPWGSKENRKPGIVLWVPRTIEQLIKIASEKLNFPTASCILSDDGGKILDVDMIDNGQKLYLISETE